One Polaribacter sp. KT25b DNA segment encodes these proteins:
- a CDS encoding zinc-dependent metalloprotease, with protein sequence MTKKKILLQLFLVAFVFGFSTKANAQFWKKKKPETKKTTKPAAKPKKGDIQPYGKVVTKDFTTDEGLFKVHQDEGTYLFEIPDSLLKREMLMVTRIAKTASGIGFGGGKTNEQVLRWEKNNKQILLRIVSHDVVADTILPVHEAVVNSNLEPILFSFPIKAFSKDSTATVIDATALFNTDVKPFGFPNFYRKAYQATRMDNSRSYIDRISSYPKNIEIRHVKTYFANKAPSNSDLGSITIEMSNSMVLLPKVPMKRRYFDERVGWFTSRQTDYGLDVQKSKRVAFLDRYRLEVKDEDIAKFKSGQLVEPKEQIVYYVDRATPEEWVPYIIQGVNDWQVAFEAAGFKNAIIAKRAPTKEEDPDYSPEDVRYSVIRYLASPIPNANGPHVSDPRSGEILESDINWYHNVMSLLHNWFFIQTAAINPDARGNNFKTETMGELIKFVSSHELGHTLGLPHNMGSSSAIPVDSLRSASFTKKYGTAPSIMDYARFNYVAQPEDKGVALMPNIGLYDKYAISWGYRPILDKTAEEEKETLDAWILAKAGDPIYRFGRQQGAVVDPSSQTEDLGDDAVKASTYGIKNLQRILPNLEKWTSEKGKTYDDLATMYGQIASQFARYMGHVSSNVGGIYENYKTTDQEGAVYTHVDKKRQKESLQFVITQLFKTPTWMLDKDIFSKVQSSGAIEDIRSLQARTLNSILSTDRMARMIENETLNGSKAYTLVSMFSELRKGVWSEIYSRKSIDTYRRNLQKAHIERLDYLLNKVMNQTGRYGSATVNVGQSDIKSFARGELNRLRRDVKAAASRTSDTTTRYHLEDVVARIDVALDPK encoded by the coding sequence ATGACCAAAAAAAAAATACTCTTACAGCTATTTTTAGTAGCCTTTGTTTTTGGCTTTTCTACAAAAGCTAATGCACAATTCTGGAAAAAGAAAAAACCAGAGACAAAAAAAACGACTAAACCAGCAGCTAAGCCTAAAAAAGGTGACATTCAACCTTACGGAAAAGTCGTAACGAAAGATTTTACTACAGATGAAGGTTTATTTAAAGTTCATCAAGACGAAGGCACTTATTTATTCGAAATTCCAGATTCTCTTTTAAAAAGAGAGATGTTAATGGTAACAAGAATTGCTAAAACCGCAAGCGGAATTGGTTTTGGTGGAGGAAAAACAAACGAACAAGTACTACGTTGGGAAAAGAATAATAAGCAAATATTATTACGTATTGTTTCTCATGATGTAGTTGCAGATACTATTTTACCAGTTCATGAAGCTGTAGTAAATTCTAACTTAGAACCTATTTTGTTTTCGTTTCCAATAAAAGCGTTTAGTAAAGATTCTACTGCAACTGTAATAGATGCAACAGCTTTATTTAATACTGATGTAAAACCTTTTGGATTTCCAAACTTTTATAGAAAAGCGTACCAAGCAACTAGAATGGATAATAGCCGTTCTTATATCGATAGAATTAGTAGTTACCCTAAAAACATAGAAATAAGACATGTAAAAACTTATTTCGCAAACAAGGCTCCGTCTAATAGCGATTTAGGCTCTATTACAATAGAAATGAGTAACTCAATGGTTTTATTACCTAAAGTACCAATGAAACGTCGTTATTTTGATGAAAGAGTTGGTTGGTTTACAAGCAGACAAACAGATTACGGTTTAGATGTACAAAAGAGTAAAAGAGTTGCCTTTTTAGATAGATATCGTTTAGAAGTAAAAGACGAAGACATTGCTAAATTTAAAAGCGGCCAATTGGTTGAACCTAAAGAACAAATTGTATACTATGTAGATAGAGCTACACCAGAAGAGTGGGTTCCTTATATTATACAAGGTGTAAATGATTGGCAAGTTGCTTTTGAAGCGGCTGGTTTTAAAAATGCAATTATTGCAAAAAGAGCACCAACTAAAGAAGAGGATCCAGATTATAGCCCAGAAGATGTACGTTATTCTGTTATTCGTTATTTAGCTTCTCCAATACCAAATGCAAATGGTCCTCATGTTAGTGATCCACGTTCTGGAGAAATTTTAGAATCGGATATTAACTGGTATCATAATGTAATGTCTTTATTACACAACTGGTTTTTTATCCAAACTGCAGCAATTAATCCTGATGCCAGAGGAAACAATTTTAAAACAGAAACTATGGGTGAGTTAATTAAGTTTGTATCTTCTCATGAGTTAGGTCATACTTTAGGATTGCCTCATAATATGGGAAGTTCTTCTGCAATTCCTGTAGATTCTTTACGTTCTGCTAGTTTTACTAAAAAATACGGAACTGCACCTTCTATTATGGATTATGCACGTTTTAATTATGTTGCACAACCAGAAGATAAAGGTGTTGCTTTAATGCCAAACATTGGTTTATATGATAAATATGCAATTTCTTGGGGATACAGACCTATTTTAGATAAGACTGCCGAAGAAGAAAAAGAAACCTTAGATGCTTGGATATTAGCTAAAGCTGGCGATCCTATTTATCGTTTTGGTCGTCAACAAGGTGCTGTTGTAGATCCTAGCTCTCAAACAGAAGATTTAGGTGACGATGCTGTTAAAGCTAGTACTTACGGAATTAAAAACTTACAGAGAATTTTACCAAACTTAGAGAAATGGACATCAGAAAAAGGTAAAACTTATGACGATTTAGCAACAATGTATGGACAAATTGCTAGTCAGTTTGCAAGATATATGGGGCATGTTTCTTCTAATGTTGGTGGTATTTACGAAAACTACAAAACAACAGATCAAGAAGGCGCAGTTTATACGCATGTAGATAAAAAACGTCAAAAAGAGTCTTTACAATTTGTAATTACCCAATTGTTTAAAACACCAACTTGGATGTTAGATAAAGACATTTTCTCTAAAGTACAATCTAGTGGCGCCATTGAAGATATAAGATCGCTTCAAGCAAGAACTTTAAATAGTATTTTAAGTACAGATAGAATGGCTAGAATGATTGAAAACGAAACTTTAAATGGTTCAAAAGCATATACTTTAGTTTCTATGTTCTCTGAATTAAGAAAAGGTGTTTGGTCGGAAATCTACTCTAGAAAAAGTATTGATACTTACAGAAGAAATTTACAAAAAGCGCATATTGAGCGTTTAGATTATTTATTAAACAAAGTAATGAACCAAACAGGTCGTTATGGTTCTGCAACTGTAAATGTTGGTCAGTCTGATATTAAATCTTTTGCAAGAGGAGAATTAAACAGATTAAGAAGAGATGTAAAAGCTGCTGCTTCAAGAACTTCTGACACCACTACTCGTTATCACTTAGAGGATGTTGTTGCTAGAATTGATGTTGCTTTAGATCCTAAGTAA
- a CDS encoding LruC domain-containing protein, producing the protein MKTFNFYLVFSFLLIFSSCVPNADDIQNPETEDTTETPIDVLENLLIPDNFNFETERSVTLSISDATPFVKYEIFAYSENSSSEEENISEALNNLLYSGKPFNGELNQSFSLSSVYDKVYLLRKDGLEYTSEIITILNNQINFKSASKTTNSDKSASKTNTDSCSICTDNFFLNSDFENGPTLPTTFIITNETNVEGWSTTATDNKIELWKSGFNGVPAQNGTYFAELNANQSSALYQRICTSPGAEISWSVWHRGRSKVDKAVVRIGENLATATIEATMETGTSAWVQYSGTYTVPADQQDTYFIFEAIGGGSVGNFIDNIVITETVAGDCTSVNNKMYYPTELTNATLAFEDLWPYSGDYDFNDLVISYNIQTILDAENNVTQLDYNYTLESIGASYTNGFGLELEGVSPSAISNVTGQNLTEGFIQNNANGTEQSQQNAVIIFFDNSHINVGISNTISIVFETPITTAALGTAPFNPFLIVNKDRLKEVHLPTKATTYYPTTTTIETSGDVKDSDGDFKSPTGLPWAINITGEYRAPKEKVLITDAYNYFATWATSGGTRKIDWFQSKNGYRVEANLKD; encoded by the coding sequence ATGAAAACATTTAACTTTTATCTTGTATTTTCTTTCTTGCTTATTTTTAGCTCTTGTGTGCCAAATGCAGATGACATTCAAAACCCAGAAACAGAAGACACTACAGAGACTCCTATAGATGTTTTAGAAAACTTATTAATTCCAGATAATTTTAACTTTGAAACAGAAAGATCGGTAACATTATCTATTTCAGATGCTACTCCTTTTGTAAAATACGAAATTTTTGCATATTCAGAAAACTCAAGTAGTGAAGAAGAAAATATTTCTGAAGCTTTAAATAATTTATTGTACTCTGGTAAACCTTTTAATGGTGAACTTAATCAATCTTTTAGTTTATCGAGCGTTTACGATAAAGTGTATCTTTTAAGAAAAGACGGACTCGAGTATACATCAGAAATTATTACCATTTTAAATAATCAAATTAATTTTAAGTCTGCAAGTAAGACTACAAATTCTGATAAAAGTGCATCTAAAACAAACACAGATAGTTGTTCTATTTGTACAGATAATTTCTTTTTAAACAGTGATTTTGAAAACGGTCCTACACTTCCAACTACATTTATTATAACTAATGAGACGAATGTTGAAGGTTGGTCTACAACAGCAACAGATAATAAAATTGAATTGTGGAAATCTGGATTTAATGGTGTACCAGCACAAAACGGAACTTATTTTGCAGAACTAAATGCAAATCAAAGCTCGGCATTATATCAACGTATTTGCACAAGTCCTGGCGCAGAAATAAGCTGGTCTGTTTGGCATCGAGGAAGATCTAAAGTAGATAAAGCTGTAGTAAGAATTGGAGAAAACTTAGCAACTGCAACTATAGAAGCTACCATGGAAACAGGTACATCTGCTTGGGTACAATATTCAGGAACGTATACTGTACCTGCTGACCAACAAGATACTTATTTTATATTTGAAGCTATTGGTGGTGGAAGTGTTGGTAATTTTATTGATAATATTGTAATTACAGAAACTGTTGCTGGTGATTGTACAAGTGTTAATAATAAAATGTATTATCCAACAGAATTAACAAACGCTACTTTGGCTTTTGAAGATTTATGGCCTTATTCTGGTGATTATGATTTTAATGATTTAGTGATTAGCTACAACATTCAAACTATATTAGATGCAGAAAACAATGTAACTCAGTTAGATTATAATTACACTCTAGAATCTATCGGAGCAAGTTATACAAATGGGTTTGGATTAGAGTTAGAAGGTGTTTCACCATCTGCAATATCAAATGTTACAGGACAAAATTTAACAGAAGGATTTATTCAAAATAACGCAAACGGAACAGAGCAATCTCAACAAAATGCAGTAATTATATTCTTTGATAACTCGCACATTAATGTAGGTATAAGCAATACAATATCAATTGTATTCGAAACTCCTATAACAACAGCAGCTTTAGGTACTGCTCCTTTTAATCCTTTTTTAATCGTAAACAAAGACAGACTTAAAGAAGTACATTTACCAACGAAAGCAACTACTTATTACCCAACAACGACAACTATAGAAACATCTGGAGATGTAAAAGATAGTGATGGTGATTTTAAATCTCCTACAGGTTTACCTTGGGCTATTAATATAACAGGAGAATATAGAGCACCAAAAGAAAAAGTACTTATTACAGATGCATATAACTACTTTGCTACTTGGGCAACTTCTGGTGGTACAAGAAAAATAGATTGGTTTCAAAGCAAAAATGGATACAGGGTTGAAGCCAACTTAAAAGACTAA
- the metK gene encoding methionine adenosyltransferase: MSYLFTSESVSEGHPDKVADQISDALIDNFLAFDKTSKVACETLVTTGQVVLAGEVKSKTYLDVQKIARDVINKIGYTKGEYMFDGNSCGVLSAIHEQSPDINQGVDRAKPEDQGAGDQGMMFGYATDETENYMPLALELSHRLLIELAALRRENKEITYLRPDAKSQVTIEYSDDNVPQRIDAIVISTQHDDFDASDDVMLAKIKKDIVEILIPRVVAKLPVHIQKLFTNDITYHINPTGVFVIGGPHGDTGLTGRKIIVDTYGGKGAHGGGAFSGKDPSKVDRSGAYATRHIAKNLVAAGLCKEVLVQVSYAIGVAKPTSINVETYGTSNVDLTDGEISKIVESIFDMRPYFIEKRLKLRTPIYSETAAYGHMGRTPEVKTVTFTNPMGETVSEEVETFTWEKLDFVEKIKEAFKL, translated from the coding sequence ATGTCATATTTATTTACCTCAGAAAGTGTTTCTGAAGGACATCCAGACAAGGTTGCAGATCAAATTTCTGACGCTTTAATAGATAACTTTTTAGCTTTTGATAAAACAAGTAAAGTTGCTTGTGAAACTTTAGTTACAACAGGACAAGTTGTTTTAGCTGGAGAAGTAAAATCTAAAACTTATTTAGATGTACAAAAAATTGCTAGAGATGTAATTAACAAAATTGGTTACACAAAAGGAGAATATATGTTCGATGGAAATTCTTGTGGAGTTTTATCTGCAATTCACGAACAATCTCCAGACATTAACCAAGGAGTTGATAGAGCAAAACCAGAAGATCAAGGAGCAGGAGACCAAGGAATGATGTTTGGTTACGCTACAGATGAAACAGAAAACTACATGCCTTTAGCATTAGAATTATCTCATAGATTGTTAATTGAATTGGCAGCTTTAAGAAGAGAAAATAAAGAGATTACTTATTTGCGTCCAGATGCAAAATCTCAAGTAACTATTGAATATTCTGATGACAATGTACCTCAAAGAATTGATGCCATTGTTATTTCTACACAACATGATGATTTTGACGCATCTGATGATGTAATGTTAGCAAAAATCAAAAAAGACATTGTAGAAATTTTAATTCCTAGAGTTGTAGCAAAATTACCAGTTCATATTCAGAAATTATTTACAAATGACATTACATATCATATTAATCCAACAGGAGTTTTTGTTATTGGAGGACCTCATGGAGACACAGGTTTAACAGGTAGAAAAATTATTGTGGATACTTATGGTGGAAAAGGAGCTCATGGTGGTGGAGCTTTTTCTGGAAAAGATCCTTCTAAAGTGGATAGATCTGGAGCTTACGCAACAAGACATATTGCTAAAAACTTAGTTGCTGCCGGACTTTGTAAAGAAGTTTTAGTACAAGTTTCTTACGCAATTGGCGTTGCTAAACCAACAAGTATAAATGTTGAAACTTATGGAACTTCTAATGTTGATTTGACAGATGGGGAAATTAGTAAAATAGTAGAATCTATTTTTGATATGCGTCCTTATTTTATTGAAAAACGTTTAAAATTAAGAACACCTATTTACTCAGAAACTGCTGCATATGGGCATATGGGTAGAACTCCAGAAGTAAAAACAGTAACATTTACAAATCCTATGGGAGAAACAGTTTCTGAAGAAGTAGAAACTTTTACTTGGGAAAAACTAGATTTTGTAGAAAAAATAAAAGAAGCTTTTAAACTTTAA
- a CDS encoding O-acetylhomoserine aminocarboxypropyltransferase/cysteine synthase family protein, with product MSTHKLATNALHAGHDVTQNGGTRAVPIYQTSSYVFNNSEHAANLFSLKELGFIYTRLNNPTNQILQDRLAAVEGGIGAVVFASGTAAISTGLLTLLKAGDHIVASSSLYGGTYNLLSVTLPRFGITTTFVDASNPDNFAEAVQDNTRAFFVESLGNPKLDVLDLEAIAVHSKAAEVPFIVDNTVATPALLNPIKHGANIVIHSLTKYIGGQGTSLGGAIVDAGTFNWANGKFPEFTEPSAGYHGLKYHEALGAASYTFKLILEGLRDFGGALSPTNAFNIIQGLETLPVRIQQHSKNALELAKWLEEQEEVAWVNYPGLESSKYKDLADKYLPNGQSGIVTFGPKGGFEAAKTIADKTKVFSLLANIGDTKSLIIHPSSTTHQQLDEKEQESAGVSQDLIRLSVGIENIEDLKADLKAAFSEL from the coding sequence ATGAGTACGCACAAATTAGCAACAAACGCATTACATGCAGGGCATGACGTAACACAAAATGGAGGGACAAGAGCAGTTCCTATTTATCAAACTTCTTCGTATGTTTTTAATAATTCAGAACATGCAGCAAATCTTTTTTCATTAAAAGAATTAGGTTTTATTTATACACGTTTAAACAATCCTACAAATCAAATTTTACAAGATCGTTTGGCGGCTGTAGAAGGAGGAATTGGAGCTGTAGTTTTTGCTTCTGGAACAGCAGCAATTTCAACAGGATTATTAACTTTACTAAAAGCTGGAGATCATATAGTAGCTTCTAGTAGTTTATATGGTGGAACGTATAATTTATTAAGTGTTACTTTGCCAAGGTTTGGTATTACTACTACGTTTGTAGATGCTTCTAATCCAGATAATTTTGCAGAAGCTGTACAAGACAACACAAGAGCATTTTTTGTAGAATCTTTAGGAAATCCGAAGTTAGATGTATTAGATTTAGAAGCAATTGCTGTACATTCTAAAGCAGCAGAAGTGCCTTTTATTGTAGATAATACTGTAGCAACACCTGCGTTATTAAATCCTATTAAACATGGAGCAAATATTGTAATTCATTCTTTAACAAAATATATAGGAGGTCAAGGAACTTCTTTAGGAGGAGCAATTGTAGATGCTGGAACGTTTAACTGGGCAAATGGTAAATTTCCAGAATTTACAGAGCCTTCAGCAGGTTATCATGGATTAAAATATCATGAAGCTTTAGGTGCAGCATCATATACTTTTAAATTAATTTTAGAAGGATTACGTGATTTTGGTGGCGCTTTAAGTCCTACAAATGCATTTAATATTATTCAAGGTTTAGAAACTTTACCAGTTAGAATTCAGCAACATTCTAAAAATGCTTTAGAATTAGCAAAATGGTTAGAAGAGCAAGAAGAAGTTGCTTGGGTAAATTATCCTGGTTTAGAAAGTAGTAAGTATAAAGATTTAGCTGATAAATATTTACCTAATGGACAAAGTGGAATTGTTACTTTTGGTCCAAAAGGAGGGTTTGAAGCAGCAAAAACAATAGCAGATAAAACAAAAGTATTTTCTTTATTAGCTAATATTGGAGATACAAAATCGTTAATTATTCATCCTTCTAGCACAACGCATCAACAATTAGATGAAAAAGAACAAGAAAGTGCTGGTGTTAGTCAAGATTTAATTAGATTGTCTGTTGGTATTGAAAATATTGAAGATCTAAAAGCAGATCTAAAAGCAGCTTTTTCAGAATTATAA
- the thrA gene encoding bifunctional aspartate kinase/homoserine dehydrogenase I: MKDLLQHIKINNFTTEVGALISELNLSYQEFGQKLGSAPVVLINHALTGNSNVAGKNGWWQDIVGENKAINTDVYTILSFNIPGNGFDEFLIDNYKDFIARDVARIFLEGLSILNIDKIFALIGGSLGGGIAWEMMVLNNKLTQHFLPIATDWKSTDWLIANCQIQEQFLVNSSNPVHDARMHAMLCYRTPESFKERFHRSKKEDSDIFDVESWLLHHGKSLQERYQLSSYKLMNQLLKTIDVTIGGEKSDEILDKIDANIHIIGVDSDLFFTAEENRETHKKLALTKDNVTYNEINSVHGHDAFLMEYDQLQKIIEPIFNKDYREKKMKVLKFGGKSLANGKGLKNAIEIIVNKYKSGEKITIVASARGNSTNELESILQNAAAKTAYKSKFEEFKTYQLEPNSEVDFSEEFSKLETIFEGVSLLGDFSQKIKDEVLAQGELLSVKLVASLLEKENISANSVDARTLIITDENFGNAQPITALSKENVISYFKNSNAINVVAGFIASNKKGETTTLGRNGSNYTAALLANYLDADELQNYTHVSGIYTANPDLVADAKKIEQLSYSEANELANFGATILHAKTIIPLLEKNINLRILNTFNKEDKGTLITSESSTKGIKSISTIDDVALLNFEGRGLLGKVGVDARIFKALSDRNISVSIIAQGSSERGIGLIIDAHNSEEAVAALEKEFENDFYSQDVNQISVVKNVSVISIIGQDLSEFHLPYNALIKNQIVPVLFNNTVTGKNVSLVVKRNELYKAVNVIHGQVFGVTKKINIAIFGKGLVGGTLIDQIIENTQSVLERRKLQLNVFAVANSKKVLLKKDGVSKNWKENLLEKGEENVNVNDIIDFAKEHHFENLIAVDNTASVNFVANYIPFIEAGFDLVSCNKIANTLSFDFYKEVRSKLKEYKKQYLYETNVGAGLPLIDTIRLLHESGENITKIRGVFSGSLSYLFNTFSAENVSFSETLQEAIDKGFTEPDPREDLGGNDVARKLLILARELELENEFDEVEIKNLIPENLREGSAADFLSNLELLNEEYQIIKDNQEPNHVLRYIGELSGDLSKNKGKLEVKLVSTDKSTPLGSLKGSDAIFEIYTESYGEQPIVIQGAGAGASVTARGVFGDILRLAKHNN; this comes from the coding sequence TTGAAAGATTTATTACAACATATTAAAATTAATAATTTCACAACAGAAGTTGGTGCTTTAATTTCTGAACTGAATTTGAGTTATCAAGAATTCGGACAAAAATTAGGTTCAGCTCCTGTAGTGTTAATTAATCATGCTTTAACGGGTAACTCAAACGTTGCAGGTAAAAACGGTTGGTGGCAAGATATTGTTGGAGAAAATAAAGCAATAAATACAGATGTTTATACAATCTTATCTTTTAATATTCCTGGTAATGGTTTTGATGAATTTTTAATTGATAATTATAAAGATTTTATTGCCAGAGATGTAGCAAGAATATTTTTAGAAGGCTTGTCAATTTTAAATATTGATAAAATATTTGCTTTAATAGGAGGTTCTTTAGGTGGAGGAATTGCTTGGGAAATGATGGTTTTAAACAATAAATTAACCCAACATTTCTTACCAATTGCAACCGATTGGAAATCTACAGATTGGTTAATTGCAAATTGTCAGATTCAAGAACAATTTTTAGTAAACTCTAGCAATCCTGTTCATGATGCACGTATGCATGCCATGTTATGTTATAGAACTCCAGAGTCTTTTAAAGAACGTTTTCATCGATCAAAAAAAGAAGATTCAGACATTTTTGACGTAGAAAGTTGGTTGTTGCATCATGGAAAATCATTGCAAGAACGTTATCAATTGTCTTCATATAAATTAATGAATCAATTATTAAAAACAATTGATGTAACTATTGGAGGAGAAAAATCTGATGAAATTTTAGATAAAATTGATGCCAATATTCATATTATAGGTGTTGATTCTGATTTGTTTTTTACAGCAGAAGAAAATAGAGAAACACATAAAAAGTTAGCATTAACAAAAGATAATGTTACATATAATGAAATAAATTCGGTTCATGGTCATGATGCATTTTTAATGGAATATGATCAACTACAAAAAATTATAGAACCTATTTTTAATAAAGATTATAGAGAAAAGAAGATGAAAGTTTTAAAGTTTGGAGGAAAATCTTTAGCCAACGGAAAAGGCTTAAAAAATGCTATAGAGATTATAGTCAATAAATATAAATCCGGAGAAAAAATTACGATAGTTGCTTCTGCAAGAGGAAATTCTACGAACGAATTAGAGTCTATTTTGCAAAATGCTGCAGCAAAAACTGCTTATAAATCGAAGTTTGAAGAATTTAAGACATATCAATTAGAGCCAAATAGTGAGGTTGATTTTTCTGAAGAATTTTCAAAATTAGAAACCATTTTTGAAGGGGTTTCTTTGTTAGGAGATTTTAGTCAGAAAATTAAAGATGAAGTTTTAGCACAAGGAGAATTATTATCAGTAAAATTAGTAGCAAGTTTATTGGAAAAAGAAAATATTTCTGCCAATTCTGTAGATGCTAGAACTTTAATAATTACGGATGAAAATTTCGGAAATGCGCAACCTATTACTGCGCTTTCTAAAGAGAATGTTATTTCTTATTTTAAGAATAGTAATGCCATTAATGTTGTTGCTGGTTTTATTGCATCTAATAAAAAAGGAGAAACAACTACTTTGGGTAGAAATGGAAGTAATTATACAGCAGCTTTATTAGCAAATTATTTAGATGCAGATGAATTGCAAAACTATACACATGTAAGTGGAATTTATACTGCAAATCCAGATTTAGTTGCAGATGCCAAAAAGATTGAACAATTATCTTATTCAGAAGCTAATGAATTGGCAAATTTTGGTGCAACTATTTTACATGCAAAAACCATAATTCCGTTATTAGAAAAAAATATCAACTTAAGAATTTTAAATACGTTTAATAAAGAAGATAAAGGAACTTTAATCACTTCAGAATCTTCAACAAAAGGAATTAAATCAATTTCTACAATTGATGATGTTGCTTTATTAAATTTTGAAGGAAGAGGTTTATTAGGGAAAGTAGGAGTTGATGCTCGTATTTTTAAAGCTTTAAGTGATAGAAATATAAGTGTAAGTATCATTGCGCAAGGTTCATCAGAAAGAGGAATAGGATTAATTATTGATGCTCATAATTCTGAAGAAGCAGTTGCTGCATTAGAAAAAGAGTTTGAAAACGATTTTTATTCTCAAGATGTAAATCAGATTTCTGTTGTAAAAAATGTTTCAGTAATTTCTATTATCGGTCAAGATTTAAGCGAATTCCATTTACCTTATAATGCATTGATAAAAAATCAAATTGTTCCTGTTTTATTTAACAATACTGTTACTGGTAAAAACGTCAGTTTGGTGGTTAAAAGAAATGAATTGTATAAAGCAGTAAATGTAATTCATGGTCAGGTTTTTGGAGTAACTAAGAAAATAAACATTGCCATTTTTGGTAAAGGTTTAGTGGGAGGAACTTTAATTGATCAAATTATAGAAAACACACAATCTGTTTTAGAAAGAAGAAAATTACAATTGAATGTTTTTGCAGTTGCAAACTCTAAAAAAGTACTGTTAAAAAAAGACGGAGTTTCCAAAAATTGGAAAGAAAATCTTTTAGAAAAAGGTGAAGAAAATGTAAATGTTAATGATATCATTGACTTTGCAAAAGAGCATCATTTCGAAAATTTAATTGCAGTAGATAATACAGCTAGTGTAAATTTTGTGGCAAATTATATTCCTTTTATAGAAGCTGGTTTCGATTTAGTTTCTTGTAATAAAATAGCCAATACTTTATCTTTCGATTTTTACAAAGAAGTAAGATCAAAATTAAAAGAATATAAAAAGCAATATCTGTATGAAACTAATGTTGGTGCAGGTTTACCTTTAATTGATACCATTCGTTTACTACATGAGTCTGGAGAGAATATCACTAAAATTAGAGGTGTTTTTTCGGGGAGTTTAAGTTATCTTTTTAATACTTTTTCTGCAGAAAATGTTTCTTTTTCAGAAACATTACAAGAAGCAATAGATAAAGGATTTACAGAACCAGATCCAAGAGAAGATTTAGGAGGAAATGATGTTGCTAGAAAATTATTAATTTTAGCAAGAGAGTTAGAATTAGAAAACGAATTTGATGAGGTTGAAATTAAAAATTTAATTCCAGAAAATTTAAGAGAAGGTTCTGCTGCCGATTTTTTAAGTAATTTAGAACTTTTAAATGAAGAATATCAAATAATAAAAGATAATCAAGAACCAAATCACGTTTTACGTTATATTGGTGAATTAAGTGGAGATTTGTCTAAAAATAAAGGGAAATTAGAAGTGAAATTAGTTTCTACAGATAAAAGTACACCTTTAGGTTCTTTAAAAGGTTCTGATGCAATTTTTGAAATTTATACAGAATCTTATGGAGAACAACCCATTGTAATTCAAGGAGCAGGAGCAGGAGCAAGTGTAACTGCAAGAGGAGTTTTTGGAGATATATTAAGATTAGCAAAACATAATAATTAA